One region of Emys orbicularis isolate rEmyOrb1 chromosome 4, rEmyOrb1.hap1, whole genome shotgun sequence genomic DNA includes:
- the FSHB gene encoding follitropin subunit beta yields MKTINCYLLLLCWKAIYGNICELSNITIAVEKEECRFCISVNATWCSGYCFTRDPVYKYPPVSSVQQTCTFKELVYETVKIPGCADHAESFYSYPVATECHCESCDTDNTDCTVRGLGPSYCSFNQN; encoded by the exons ATGAAGACAATTAATTGTTACTTGCTGTTACTTTGCTGGAAAGCAATTTATGGTAATATCTGTGAGCTGTCCAATATCACCATAGCAGTGGAGAAGGAGGAGTGCAGGTTCTGCATTAGTGTGAATGCCACTTGGTGCTCTGGATACTGCTTCACAAGG GATCCAGTGTATAAGTACCCCCCGGTATCATCAGTTCAGCAAACCTGTACTTTCAAGGAGCTTGTTTATGAAACAGTGAAGATCCCTGGCTGTGCTGACCATGCCGAATCATTTTATTCATACCCAGTGGCTACCGAGTGCCATTGTGAGTCATGTGATACTGACAACACTGACTGCACTGTGAGAGGCTTAGGACCAAGCTACTGCTCCTTCAACCAAAACTAA